A single Chloroflexota bacterium DNA region contains:
- the argF gene encoding ornithine carbamoyltransferase, producing the protein MKGKDFLSVADLTSDGVKELVERAYTMKRGKGERPLEGKEFALLFEKPSLRTRVSFEVGIRQLGGTCTYLSQQDVGLGVREPEADIARVLDRWVDGIIARVFSHRSLELLAEYCDIPVVNALSDLEHPCQAMGDLLTIQEHKGTLSDLDVAFVGDGNNVAASLAIACASVGANFTLASPEGYRIPSITLDEARRRAAAAESKLRWVSEPAEGVRDADVVYTDTWVSMGQEDEKAERIAIFGEYKVDEDLVQAAKPDFIFMHDMPAYRGQELSEGMIDHANSVVFDQAENRMHAQKAVLAAIYGE; encoded by the coding sequence ATGAAAGGCAAGGATTTTCTGTCCGTCGCGGATTTGACTTCGGATGGCGTGAAAGAACTCGTCGAGCGCGCCTATACGATGAAGCGCGGCAAAGGGGAGCGCCCTCTCGAAGGCAAAGAGTTCGCGTTGCTGTTCGAAAAGCCTTCGCTGCGAACACGGGTGAGCTTCGAGGTCGGCATACGGCAGCTCGGAGGAACTTGCACATACCTCAGCCAGCAGGATGTCGGGCTGGGCGTGCGCGAGCCGGAAGCCGACATCGCGCGCGTGCTGGACCGCTGGGTGGACGGCATCATAGCGCGCGTGTTTTCGCACCGAAGCCTAGAACTGCTTGCCGAATACTGCGACATTCCCGTGGTGAACGCGCTGTCCGACCTAGAGCACCCGTGCCAAGCGATGGGCGACCTGCTGACCATACAAGAGCACAAGGGCACGCTGTCAGACTTGGATGTCGCGTTTGTGGGAGACGGCAACAATGTCGCGGCGAGCCTCGCTATCGCGTGTGCATCTGTCGGCGCGAACTTCACCCTTGCGTCCCCGGAGGGCTACCGGATTCCTTCTATCACGCTAGACGAGGCACGGCGGCGGGCGGCGGCGGCCGAGTCCAAGCTGCGCTGGGTCAGCGAGCCAGCGGAAGGTGTACGCGATGCCGATGTCGTCTATACCGACACTTGGGTCAGTATGGGGCAAGAAGACGAGAAGGCGGAACGAATCGCGATATTCGGCGAATACAAGGTGGACGAAGATCTGGTGCAAGCCGCCAAGCCGGACTTCATCTTCATGCACGACATGCCGGCTTACAGAGGGCAGGAGCTGTCCGAAGGTATGATAGACCACGCGAATTCGGTCGTCTTCGACCAAGCGGAAAACCGCATGCACGCGCAGAAAGCCGTCCTAGCCGCCATATATGGCGAGTGA
- a CDS encoding ribosome biogenesis GTPase Der: MTSTVKPLVAIVGRPNVGKSTLFNRLVGNRIAIVSDIAGTTRDRVMTETVWADHAFILVDTGGLDLFPETDMWQQVKGQIELAIEDADVIVFAVDAATGITPADVDVADALRRTEKPIVLVANKADNDRLATAAAEFYELGIGEPIPVSAFHNRGTDDLMEQVVANFPDAPAFMEPEADLKLAIVGRPNVGKSMLLNAIAGEKRAIVSDIPGTTRDSLDSLMQFDDWSVLLIDTAGIRRRGRVESGIERYSVLRSVRAIARADVAILLLDATELASAQDSHIAKYILDEFKGIILAVNKWDLADEMELTQAQALVQVRERFRFASYAPICFTSALNGTGIANLLDTARQVYQEWTKGVPRYDLRRRVMGAVASHPPSLSGRRSLKIYSVAQDNTGPPSFTFFVNYSDMVHFSYKRYLENAIRAAYDFRGSPLRMRFKGRRE, encoded by the coding sequence ATGACCAGCACAGTCAAGCCTCTAGTGGCAATTGTGGGACGGCCTAATGTGGGCAAGTCCACGCTGTTCAACAGGCTCGTCGGCAACAGAATTGCCATCGTGTCCGACATTGCCGGGACGACTCGAGACCGCGTGATGACCGAGACCGTCTGGGCGGACCACGCGTTCATCCTCGTGGATACGGGGGGACTCGACCTGTTCCCGGAGACCGACATGTGGCAGCAGGTCAAGGGGCAGATCGAGCTTGCCATCGAAGACGCCGACGTTATCGTGTTCGCCGTTGACGCCGCGACGGGCATTACGCCCGCCGATGTGGATGTCGCGGATGCGCTACGCCGCACCGAAAAGCCCATAGTGCTTGTCGCGAACAAGGCGGACAACGACCGCTTGGCAACCGCCGCCGCCGAGTTCTACGAGCTGGGCATTGGCGAACCCATCCCGGTGAGCGCGTTCCACAATCGCGGCACGGACGACCTTATGGAACAAGTCGTGGCGAATTTCCCGGACGCGCCGGCGTTCATGGAGCCCGAAGCCGATCTGAAGCTGGCGATTGTCGGTCGCCCGAATGTCGGCAAGTCCATGCTGCTGAACGCGATAGCCGGCGAAAAACGCGCGATTGTCAGCGACATACCAGGTACCACGCGCGATTCGCTAGACAGCCTGATGCAATTTGACGACTGGTCGGTGCTGCTCATCGACACGGCGGGCATACGGCGGCGCGGCCGCGTGGAAAGCGGTATCGAGCGATACAGCGTGCTTCGCAGCGTTCGCGCCATAGCCCGCGCCGATGTCGCCATCCTGCTGTTGGACGCCACGGAATTGGCAAGCGCACAGGACTCTCACATCGCCAAGTACATTCTAGACGAGTTTAAGGGCATCATCCTCGCGGTCAACAAGTGGGACCTCGCCGACGAGATGGAGCTGACGCAGGCGCAGGCGCTTGTGCAGGTGCGCGAGCGCTTCCGATTCGCGTCATACGCGCCGATATGCTTCACATCCGCGCTGAACGGCACGGGCATCGCGAATCTGCTTGACACGGCGCGACAGGTGTATCAAGAATGGACTAAGGGCGTGCCGCGATACGACCTGCGCCGCCGCGTGATGGGCGCGGTCGCGAGCCATCCGCCGTCGCTGTCCGGACGCCGCTCGCTGAAGATATACAGCGTCGCGCAGGACAATACGGGACCGCCGAGCTTCACATTCTTCGTCAACTATTCGGATATGGTGCACTTTTCGTACAAGCGCTATCTGGAAAACGCGATACGAGCCGCCTACGATTTCCGCGGCAGCCCGCTGCGGATGCGGTTCAAAGGGCGCAGAGAGTAG
- the plsY gene encoding glycerol-3-phosphate 1-O-acyltransferase PlsY: MNTETTAILIAYLVMIPIGYLLGALPFGLILGRLFKGVDVREYGSGKTGMTNVMRTAGIPAAALSLALDMGKSIAVVALARFVLFPDVPGAHAAGAIAVLVGHNWSVFIGFKGGRGTAPGWGGLIMLSPWSGLVATLVGLPVVGLSRYVSLGSILGTLSGVITLAVLIALGRAPVEYIAYSVIGAALVIGLHKDNIQRLLSGTERKIGQSALPTE; encoded by the coding sequence ATGAACACAGAGACTACGGCAATCCTGATCGCCTATCTCGTGATGATACCCATCGGATATCTGCTGGGTGCGCTGCCGTTCGGCTTGATACTGGGCAGGCTGTTCAAGGGCGTGGATGTGCGCGAGTACGGCAGCGGCAAGACGGGGATGACGAATGTAATGCGCACGGCTGGCATTCCCGCCGCCGCGCTATCGCTCGCGCTGGACATGGGCAAGTCAATTGCGGTGGTGGCGCTCGCGCGCTTTGTGCTCTTCCCGGATGTGCCGGGAGCGCATGCGGCAGGTGCGATAGCAGTGCTCGTCGGGCATAACTGGTCGGTGTTCATCGGGTTCAAGGGCGGCAGAGGCACCGCGCCGGGTTGGGGTGGACTGATAATGTTGTCGCCGTGGTCAGGTTTGGTGGCGACGCTGGTAGGACTGCCCGTCGTGGGCTTGAGCAGGTATGTGTCGCTCGGCTCGATACTCGGCACGCTGTCGGGCGTCATCACGCTGGCGGTCCTGATTGCGCTCGGCCGCGCGCCCGTGGAGTACATCGCGTATTCCGTCATAGGCGCGGCTCTGGTAATCGGCTTGCACAAGGACAACATCCAGCGCCTTCTAAGCGGCACCGAGCGCAAGATAGGCCAATCCGCGCTGCCGACGGAATGA
- a CDS encoding NAD(P)-dependent glycerol-3-phosphate dehydrogenase: protein MPKVGVVGTTSWGTTLGVIIARRGVEVSVWARTESEAATLEAERENRRFLPGVPFPDSLSISASAQDSLSDADIVLLVVPSRTLRANARRVRDALPSGAVVVSATKGLESDTGMRMSEVLADELPDNMHGGICSLSGPNLSREIIRGKPASTVIASANPDAAQTAQRIINSNLFRVYTNTDIVGVEFGGALKNIIALAAGVCDGLGYGDNAKATIITRGLAEIGRLAEAAGANPLTLAGLAGMGDLIATCSSTLSRNHTFGRRLALGDSPQTIHASTDNVAEGVDTLQGAIMVAKRFGVEMPIAEAMHSVILRGVPLEQAISELLERAPRPE, encoded by the coding sequence ATGCCAAAGGTCGGCGTTGTCGGGACTACGAGCTGGGGGACGACTCTCGGCGTAATCATCGCGCGGCGCGGCGTTGAAGTGAGCGTCTGGGCGCGTACCGAGTCCGAAGCCGCGACACTAGAAGCAGAGCGCGAGAATCGGCGATTTCTGCCGGGCGTGCCATTCCCCGATTCGCTGTCCATATCCGCATCGGCACAAGATTCGCTGTCGGACGCGGACATCGTGCTGCTCGTCGTGCCATCACGCACACTCAGGGCAAATGCGCGGCGCGTGCGCGATGCGCTGCCTTCCGGCGCAGTAGTGGTGAGCGCCACCAAGGGGCTGGAGTCCGACACGGGCATGCGTATGAGCGAGGTGCTTGCCGACGAATTGCCGGATAATATGCATGGAGGAATCTGCTCGCTATCCGGTCCCAACCTTTCGCGTGAGATTATCAGAGGCAAGCCTGCGTCCACGGTCATCGCATCTGCCAATCCCGATGCCGCGCAGACGGCGCAGCGCATCATCAACTCTAACCTATTCCGCGTTTATACGAACACGGACATCGTGGGCGTGGAATTCGGCGGCGCGCTGAAGAACATAATCGCGCTGGCGGCGGGCGTCTGCGACGGGCTGGGCTACGGCGATAACGCCAAAGCCACAATCATCACGCGCGGTCTCGCCGAGATTGGCAGACTCGCGGAGGCGGCGGGCGCGAACCCGCTGACGCTGGCAGGTCTTGCCGGTATGGGCGACTTAATCGCCACCTGTTCAAGCACGCTAAGCCGCAACCACACATTCGGCAGGCGGCTGGCGCTTGGCGATTCCCCACAAACCATACACGCATCAACGGACAATGTCGCAGAAGGCGTGGACACCTTGCAGGGCGCAATAATGGTCGCGAAAAGATTCGGCGTGGAGATGCCCATAGCAGAGGCGATGCACAGCGTCATCTTGCGGGGCGTGCCGCTGGAACAAGCGATAAGCGAGCTGCTAGAACGCGCGCCGCGCCCGGAGTGA
- a CDS encoding 16S rRNA (uracil(1498)-N(3))-methyltransferase, producing the protein MCPACCSPARTTWCRRWNLSARAWKRHSWTAIGSRSWRACRGNAVHRFFVPPSHIEGDRVTLPADAARQLARVLRARPGEDIIVLDDTGREYAVTLDSVSARQASGVITDRYAGEGETQLAITLFQGLMKADRFEYVLQKGTELGISRFVPIISERTVARNVISVNRLDRWCKIMREAAEQSGRCKLPIIGGTLAFTDACDTIAANGRPAIIGWELERDTGIRTTLLRIKPEIEQAQSISIVIGSEGGLTDAEVQLAVRSGIEPVSMGRRIFRAETAGIIAAAAALYEMDELV; encoded by the coding sequence TTGTGTCCGGCGTGCTGCTCACCGGCAAGGACGACGTGGTGCAGGCGCTGGAATCTGTCGGCGCGCGCTTGGAAGAGACATTCGTGGACGGCGATTGGGTCGCGCTCGTGGCGGGCGTGCAGAGGTAACGCGGTGCATCGTTTTTTCGTCCCACCGTCGCACATCGAAGGCGACCGCGTTACGCTGCCCGCAGACGCTGCCCGCCAACTCGCGAGAGTGCTGCGCGCTCGTCCCGGCGAAGACATCATTGTGCTAGACGACACCGGCAGAGAATACGCCGTAACGCTCGATTCCGTAAGCGCGCGCCAAGCGTCCGGCGTCATCACCGACCGATACGCCGGCGAAGGCGAAACGCAGCTCGCTATCACGCTGTTTCAGGGCTTGATGAAGGCTGACCGTTTCGAGTACGTGCTGCAAAAAGGCACGGAGCTCGGTATATCGCGCTTTGTTCCCATCATCAGCGAGCGCACAGTCGCGCGCAATGTCATCAGCGTCAACCGCCTCGATAGATGGTGCAAAATAATGCGAGAGGCGGCGGAACAATCGGGCAGATGCAAACTGCCAATCATAGGGGGCACGCTAGCCTTCACCGACGCCTGCGATACAATTGCCGCCAACGGCAGACCTGCCATAATTGGCTGGGAGTTAGAACGCGACACCGGCATCAGAACCACGCTGCTGCGAATAAAGCCCGAAATCGAACAAGCACAATCCATCTCCATCGTCATCGGCTCTGAAGGCGGCTTGACCGACGCCGAAGTGCAACTAGCCGTCAGAAGCGGCATTGAGCCGGTGAGCATGGGCAGGCGCATTTTCAGGGCGGAGACGGCAGGCATTATCGCGGCTGCTGCGGCGCTGTACGAGATGGACGAACTGGTTTAG
- a CDS encoding 50S ribosomal protein L11 methyltransferase gives MVREKRERKLLGRTAVRPFCLERTDGREHPLKWLELSVSAPPEFVEPLSQIFYRYGHGGVAVEQDGGYNPDEGETPNGDEWAQVTTYLPMNESLDDRRSRIDVGVRLVAHVTNISPLQERVIEEEEWQNSWKEHFHVLKVSSRITICPTWREYTPQDAERVIMLDPGMAFGTGHHPTTRMCIERLDALVSPGADVLDVGCGSGVLSIAAAQLGARHVFGLEIDSVAVNVAKQNVRDNGVEHTVRVVQGTLPHADAKPASYGVAVANISAKVIIEFMPHLVGSVQDGGKVIVSGVLLTGKDDVVQALESVGARLEETFVDGDWVALVAGVQR, from the coding sequence ATCGTCCGAGAAAAACGTGAACGAAAATTACTGGGGCGCACTGCGGTGCGTCCTTTCTGTCTTGAACGGACAGACGGAAGGGAGCATCCATTGAAGTGGCTTGAGTTGAGCGTCAGCGCGCCGCCGGAGTTCGTGGAGCCGCTGTCGCAGATTTTCTACCGCTACGGACATGGCGGCGTCGCGGTGGAACAGGACGGCGGCTACAATCCGGACGAAGGCGAGACTCCCAACGGCGACGAATGGGCGCAGGTCACCACATATCTGCCGATGAACGAGTCGCTCGATGACCGGCGCAGCAGAATCGATGTCGGTGTGCGCTTAGTAGCACATGTAACGAACATATCGCCATTGCAAGAGCGCGTCATCGAGGAGGAAGAGTGGCAGAATAGCTGGAAAGAGCACTTCCATGTGCTCAAAGTCAGCTCACGGATCACTATCTGCCCGACTTGGCGCGAGTACACGCCGCAGGATGCCGAGCGCGTCATCATGCTCGACCCCGGCATGGCGTTCGGCACGGGGCATCACCCGACGACGCGAATGTGCATCGAGCGGCTGGACGCGCTGGTATCGCCCGGCGCCGATGTGCTGGATGTCGGCTGCGGCTCAGGCGTGCTGTCCATCGCGGCGGCGCAACTCGGCGCTCGGCACGTGTTCGGCTTAGAGATTGACTCGGTCGCGGTAAATGTCGCCAAGCAAAATGTGCGCGACAACGGCGTGGAGCATACGGTGCGCGTGGTGCAAGGCACGCTGCCACATGCCGACGCCAAGCCCGCGAGTTACGGCGTCGCGGTCGCCAACATATCCGCCAAGGTGATAATCGAATTCATGCCGCATCTCGTCGGGTCGGTACAAGACGGCGGCAAGGTCATTGTGTCCGGCGTGCTGCTCACCGGCAAGGACGACGTGGTGCAGGCGCTGGAATCTGTCGGCGCGCGCTTGGAAGAGACATTCGTGGACGGCGATTGGGTCGCGCTCGTGGCGGGCGTGCAGAGGTAA
- the dnaJ gene encoding molecular chaperone DnaJ produces MTTSKQDYYDLLGVRRNASDEDIKRAFRKLAMEYHPDRNKREGAAEKFKEINEAYQVLSDSQKRSAYDRYGHAGVSGNGGARGFEGFDNFSGFGDIFDAFFGGATRTRPNAPRRGADLKYAITVDLEETAFGVEKEVVLERIETCRACNGSRSAPGSVPSMCVNCNGTGEVRRAHDSVFGQFVQVVPCTVCRGEGQTITDPCDTCRGSGRERRTRTLEVAIPAGVEDGVQIRLRGEGEAGHNGGSPGDLYVLIRVKPHRVFRREGNDILYTLPINMAQAALGAKLTVPTITDEDAEIEIPAGTQSGAVFQLKNRGIPFIRSSRKGDQLVTVDVQTPKKLNDEQRLLFEQLAESFSDGASGNPDDKGFFDKLKDVIAGE; encoded by the coding sequence ATGACGACAAGCAAGCAAGACTACTACGACCTGCTGGGCGTCCGGCGCAACGCTTCGGACGAGGACATCAAGCGGGCGTTCCGCAAGCTGGCGATGGAGTATCATCCCGACCGTAACAAGCGGGAAGGCGCTGCGGAAAAGTTCAAGGAAATCAATGAAGCCTATCAGGTCTTGTCCGATTCGCAAAAGCGCTCGGCGTACGACCGATACGGGCACGCCGGCGTCTCTGGCAACGGCGGCGCTCGGGGATTCGAGGGCTTCGACAACTTCTCGGGCTTCGGCGACATATTCGACGCGTTCTTCGGCGGCGCTACACGAACGCGACCTAATGCGCCACGTCGCGGCGCTGACCTCAAATACGCCATCACCGTAGATCTCGAAGAGACCGCGTTCGGAGTCGAGAAAGAAGTCGTCCTAGAGCGCATCGAGACTTGCCGCGCTTGCAACGGCAGCCGCAGCGCCCCCGGCAGCGTGCCGAGCATGTGCGTCAACTGCAACGGCACTGGCGAAGTTCGCCGCGCCCACGACAGCGTGTTCGGGCAGTTCGTGCAGGTCGTGCCTTGCACCGTTTGTCGCGGCGAAGGTCAGACGATTACCGACCCATGCGACACTTGCAGAGGCAGCGGCAGGGAACGCCGCACTCGCACGCTTGAGGTAGCGATACCCGCCGGCGTGGAAGACGGCGTGCAGATCAGGCTGCGCGGCGAAGGCGAAGCAGGGCACAACGGCGGCTCGCCCGGCGACCTATATGTGCTCATCCGCGTCAAACCGCACAGAGTATTCCGGCGCGAGGGCAACGACATCCTGTACACGCTGCCCATCAACATGGCGCAGGCGGCACTCGGCGCAAAGCTTACCGTTCCCACGATTACCGACGAAGATGCTGAGATAGAAATCCCCGCAGGCACGCAGTCCGGCGCGGTCTTCCAACTGAAAAACAGAGGCATCCCGTTCATCCGCAGCAGCCGCAAGGGCGATCAGCTGGTGACCGTCGATGTGCAAACGCCCAAGAAGCTGAACGACGAGCAGCGCCTGCTGTTCGAGCAGCTAGCGGAAAGTTTCAGCGACGGCGCTTCCGGTAACCCCGACGACAAAGGCTTCTTCGACAAACTGAAAGACGTCATCGCCGGCGAATAG
- a CDS encoding M28 family peptidase → MKSARRLIGNVSWVALAIALILALVACGDAANDAPQSAQASPPPSAASEQVPTPTIAPSLTAIVAPSTITTPTATAAAQGTSGTSTGATATIDANADAERLSETAMPLLTQFVADYSPRQSGTAGELAAAEFIRAYMEDLGYEAKLQRLEVEHIPWDEPFVTLAGEGRPDFFSIPLANTGYGDVTAPVVHVGRAFEEDIPDEGLEGVIALVERGEITFEEKVNRVADAGAVAAIIYNNERQNFRGALQSDGRIPAVSLPREQGRELLRLLDDEPGLQARVKVEPVKLDSQNVIAELDDQPADCGVVVLGGHYDSVANTQAAGDNGTGVVSLLLMAGELARANDGEEPLPYAVRFLFFGVEEIGIYGSEHYVDALNEAEKAEIIAMLNFDAMGQGDASIQGSAQLADIATSVATDAGISLNRVQTTRGFGSDHAPFINAGIPALFFFGNDFSIINSPDDVLEEVDPSIMGAHMVVALEMLQEFECKPQE, encoded by the coding sequence ATGAAGTCGGCAAGACGGCTGATTGGCAATGTATCGTGGGTGGCGCTTGCCATCGCACTAATCCTTGCGCTCGTAGCGTGCGGCGACGCGGCTAACGATGCGCCGCAATCCGCGCAAGCATCGCCACCACCTTCTGCCGCGTCAGAGCAGGTTCCGACGCCAACCATTGCTCCCTCCTTAACCGCCATTGTCGCGCCATCCACTATAACGACGCCCACCGCTACTGCAGCCGCGCAGGGCACTTCCGGCACATCGACCGGCGCGACAGCGACAATTGACGCCAACGCGGATGCTGAGCGGCTGTCCGAGACGGCGATGCCACTGCTAACGCAGTTCGTCGCGGATTACAGCCCGCGACAAAGCGGCACGGCAGGCGAACTCGCGGCGGCAGAGTTCATCCGAGCGTACATGGAAGACTTAGGCTATGAGGCGAAATTACAGCGCCTTGAAGTCGAGCATATACCTTGGGACGAGCCGTTCGTAACGCTCGCCGGCGAAGGCAGGCCTGATTTCTTCTCCATCCCGCTGGCGAACACCGGCTATGGTGATGTAACCGCGCCGGTCGTCCATGTGGGCAGGGCATTTGAGGAGGACATACCGGACGAAGGTTTAGAAGGCGTTATCGCTTTGGTGGAACGCGGCGAGATTACCTTCGAAGAAAAGGTGAACCGTGTCGCGGACGCCGGCGCGGTCGCCGCCATCATATACAACAACGAACGCCAAAACTTCCGCGGCGCGCTGCAATCGGACGGCAGGATTCCCGCAGTATCGCTGCCGCGGGAGCAGGGCAGGGAGCTGCTGCGCCTGCTCGATGACGAACCTGGTTTACAAGCGCGAGTGAAGGTCGAACCCGTAAAGCTGGATTCGCAGAATGTCATCGCCGAGTTGGACGACCAACCGGCAGACTGCGGCGTAGTAGTGTTGGGCGGACACTACGACAGCGTCGCCAACACGCAGGCAGCCGGCGACAATGGCACGGGTGTCGTATCGCTGCTACTGATGGCAGGAGAACTAGCGCGTGCCAATGATGGCGAAGAGCCGCTGCCCTACGCCGTGCGCTTCTTATTCTTCGGCGTCGAAGAAATCGGGATATACGGCAGCGAGCACTACGTCGATGCGCTTAATGAAGCGGAGAAGGCAGAGATTATAGCCATGCTAAACTTCGATGCGATGGGACAGGGTGACGCCTCAATCCAAGGCAGCGCCCAACTCGCGGATATAGCGACATCCGTCGCAACAGACGCCGGCATATCGCTGAACCGAGTGCAAACCACGCGCGGCTTCGGCAGCGACCACGCACCCTTCATCAATGCGGGCATCCCCGCGCTATTTTTCTTCGGCAACGACTTCTCCATCATCAACTCACCCGACGACGTGCTGGAAGAAGTCGATCCGTCCATTATGGGCGCGCACATGGTAGTCGCGCTGGAAATGCTGCAAGAATTCGAGTGCAAGCCGCAGGAATAG
- the holA gene encoding DNA polymerase III subunit delta, with product MIHLIYGEDSLAVEETLKSLRVDDSAGDLYDVNTTTLNGASVSLPELEAAWSTIPFMADKRTVIVRDLLARMQPRSGGGARSRGGSKSAMGEWADIGDRLAHVPQSTDLIFIDGDVKGNNPLLRAIRPLAQVHECKLPSVRDMPAWVRQRADKLGAAIEPSSIAALVDSIGNDTRLIDVEMQKLALYRSGGAIRRQDVEALVSYAREANIFAAVDAALEGRVGVALRMAHQLLDAGQHPIYVITMLARQVRYLILAKDLKARGMSQVEIGSRINLRSYPLTKTMQQEPRFSAERLVEIHRRLLEADLSIKTGAANEEMALDTLIIALTERA from the coding sequence ATGATCCATCTGATTTACGGCGAAGACTCGCTTGCCGTCGAAGAGACGCTGAAGTCCCTGCGCGTGGATGACAGTGCAGGCGACCTGTATGATGTGAACACGACCACGTTGAACGGCGCGTCGGTCAGCCTGCCAGAACTTGAGGCGGCATGGAGCACCATCCCGTTTATGGCGGACAAGCGCACCGTGATAGTGCGCGATCTGCTGGCGCGTATGCAGCCCAGAAGTGGCGGCGGCGCGCGCTCAAGAGGCGGATCGAAAAGCGCCATGGGCGAGTGGGCGGACATCGGTGACCGTCTGGCGCATGTGCCGCAATCTACCGATCTGATATTCATCGACGGCGATGTCAAGGGCAACAACCCGCTGCTCCGCGCGATTCGTCCGCTAGCGCAAGTGCACGAGTGCAAACTGCCGTCTGTGCGCGATATGCCCGCGTGGGTGCGTCAACGCGCGGACAAACTCGGCGCCGCAATCGAGCCAAGCTCCATCGCCGCGCTCGTCGATTCCATAGGCAACGACACGCGGCTAATCGACGTGGAAATGCAGAAACTCGCCCTGTATCGCTCCGGCGGCGCGATACGACGGCAGGATGTCGAGGCGTTGGTGTCGTACGCACGTGAGGCGAACATCTTCGCCGCCGTGGACGCCGCGCTCGAAGGCAGGGTAGGCGTCGCCCTCCGCATGGCGCACCAACTCTTGGACGCGGGACAGCATCCCATATACGTCATCACAATGCTGGCGCGCCAGGTGCGCTATCTTATCCTCGCCAAAGACCTGAAAGCGCGCGGCATGTCCCAAGTCGAAATAGGCAGCCGCATAAATCTGAGGAGCTACCCTCTTACAAAGACGATGCAGCAGGAGCCAAGATTCAGCGCGGAGCGATTGGTCGAAATTCACCGCAGGCTTCTCGAAGCCGACCTATCCATTAAAACCGGCGCCGCCAACGAAGAAATGGCACTCGACACGCTAATAATCGCCCTAACAGAGCGTGCATGA